A segment of the Coffea arabica cultivar ET-39 chromosome 8c, Coffea Arabica ET-39 HiFi, whole genome shotgun sequence genome:
aattatgtaataTATGAGGTTTGAGTAATAAAAGGGATATCATTTTGTCTCCCATTCCTTTCTTTTCAACACTTATTTTCCCTTCATTATTTTGTGCCTCGAATTTATTTGGATGTTCAAAATTATGTAGCTCTAAAAATTTTCCAGGAAGGGGTGTCAAATTATATACACTTTTGCTGTGTGTGTTTAACTGTTTATTGAGCCAACAGCAACTACAATAGAGTGACAGGATACAATTAACGAGACAGAATCGGCAAACAAGTATATGTTTGTTTgcatttctttccctttttggaATTCTAGATGAGAGCATACACTCCATGAGAAACAATAAATtaataaaggaaaagagaatAAATTAATGTATCATATACTTCTTGTTTACTGAAAACAGGCATTTTAATTCCTGGTGCTGATTGAGATGATCATGATGGTTCCTGGTGGAAGTTCCAGATTTTGCTGCACTGATAGAACTCGCAAAAGGTCTGCAAGCTAAGCACGACCAGCAGCACCACAGTGGAAACCAGAGCCAGATGTTTCCATGAAGCAAACAAACTCCTATTTAACCGTCTAACCGTCCTGACCAAAAGCTTCTTGCCATAGAATTTGTTAACTTTCTCAACGGCAACTTCGATGTTGGACTTGTGATCTGAGCCAGCATAACATCTCTTCATACCGTTGAATTGATCAGCAATTTCATCATCCGTGAGACCCCCCTTGATCACCCCATTTTGCTTCAGCAGCTTCACGTCTTCTGCAGTGTCTATAATCCCATTCATGAGGTTGACGTATCGAGCAAATTCAAGGGTTGGCTTAGACATAGCAGCCTCGTAGGCCACCAGATTCCTCATTATCACTTCTGAGCTCGCGTTCAAATTCATTACAGGAAGATACAAAGCGGCTTCCTCTTCCACGAACTTGATCTCTTTAATGCTCCCAATGAAGGGTTTGCATTGGACTTTAGCATAGCGCCAGAGATGAGATACCGACGGAATTTCGATTTCATCATCTTCTGAATTTTGCTCTTTAGTACCTACGTTGCCTTTTCTGAACAGTCCCGAAATAGTTGACCACGGAATACTTGAGACAAGCTTAACAGGCCGAAGAAGGTCCTGGGTACGCTTGTTACCAAAGGTCTCCACCAATTCCAAGATTGCTTCCAAATTATTATTGCGAAACACGCCTGGATTCTCCCCATCTGTCGAGGAGGACGAGGATGAAGAGGTCAATGAGTTCCTGAATTCTGTATAAGTTGGTATGGCTTGAATGAGACCATTTCCTAAGGATCCAGACACGACAGAACCTGGGACATTAACAATCAGATGATACATCATATCTAACAAATGCAGAGGTCTACGGTAACGGTCTTGGTTGGTCTTATCACTTGAGAACTTAACAGGAGATTGTGCTTCACACAATTGAAATAACATCAAGATCAGCTCAATATCATCTCCTTCCTCCTGACCATTAGAGTTAGGAGAGACTTGGAGAGACTTGCGAATCTTTTTCAACAGAACAAATGGGATTTGATTCTCAAGCATCACGATATCTCTCGTGACAATAGTGTTGTCCAACAATCTCCTGTCCGTGTTCTCATCTTGCACAAGATAAGAATGCAAGATGTGGAGAAAGAAACAACCGTCTATTGCTACGATCCACGCCAACGTATCTTGATCATAGTCCATGAACTTATTGTAACAAGCCCGGATAGAGGGATCCATCTCCTTCAACCTGTTGATCACGACATGTTGGAAATTGGAAAGCTGATCTGGGGTTGAGATCTCTTTGATGGCGGCGAGCTTGTGCCTCTCCATGTGATAGAGCTCGGAGTGTAAATGATGGTAAGGCCCCATGGCTATGAGATGAGGAGTATAAGCTTCGGGTTTTTGAAGTTTCAGTATTTTGGGGACTTCAAAAACAGAAACGGGAGGGAGATGGTCGATGTCGATAGCAAATTCTCTGCGGAAGATGTTGCTGACTCGATCAACCCAGTCCCTGGCGCTAGAGCTTAAGGGAACTGTGCCTGATGAATATGAATGTTCCATTTCTTTGGTTTTGGGATGATGTGAAAATGTTTAGCTTGATGATTGGTATTTATGGGAATGCAGATCCTGGTCGCCGCAATAACTTAACGGTGGACAGTTGTTCTAATTTAGGAAGCAATTCATTTTGTTTGATGACAATGATAAGAATGTTgataactgaaaaaaaaaatggtggccATATTACACATTTGACATGTTAACATGGTAGATATATTCACTGAATAGGGAGACTAAGAATAGTATGCGCTACGAAAGAAGCAATTGACTGTTCGACTAATTCTGCAAGAACCTTGAAATGAAGACTATTAGTTAGATTAAATCACAAGCATACGAGTGTAATTCaggcatttcttttcttttcctcccttTTTAATTCATGCATttcttttaaaagaaaaaagaagaagagacaAGCATCATGTTGTGCTGGTTTGgggaaaaattccaaaaaattatGAAACTTGAAATTTAGCATTGCAATGGGGTCTGTCTTTCCACTGCTTTCAGTTGCTTGAACATTGTACCTGGATGGAAATTGCGTTATGTATTTGAATCTTTTTcttgtaaaaaaattttcattcttGACCTAATCAAAATTACACAGTTTTggcctaaaaaaaaattttttttttggcaagtcATTTTCATGCTACGAAATACTATGTGCTAGCATGCACGTACATCGTTGCGAGCATCCACAACATTAATAAAAAATTAGGAAGAAATTAGAAAAGTCAATGTCATTGTTAGAGAGATGTTGTGTATTTACCCTTATTATTAAGGGGGAAAAAATGAGAGGGGCAGAAAACGTCTTTGTTGAATGTCTCcagatgataaaaaaaaataataataataaaaaatgaatgtCGATCGCCCTTGATCTTTTCAAGTGACTACCATTTTCTTCCTGTTTCACGAAAGGTAGAATGGAAATATAAAATGTTTATGCTGTTAAATTTCTTCCAATGGCTTCTGCTAGTGTTTtattctttgatttttttttccagtgGAAAGGAATGAAACTTAAGAAGTGGGAAATGAGCAAGGAAATTTAAACCAATAGCTCATATTCTTGGAGAATCCCCGGCAGCTTCTGCTAATGTACCGTCTATTCAGtctattaatttttttcaagGAAAAGATATTCTTAGAGGGATACGCATGAATGGTAAAAAATAAACGACATTACTATATGTCTATATCGTTGTCTGCAGAGGTTTGCTGGGTATAATAATAAATACAAAGTTCAACTTGCAGTAGAGGGCGGTTGTTTGCCTCGATTTAGTACAACATATACTTAATTAACTTAAATCAAGGTCAATTATTCGGTTAGTATAACACCGCTGGAGATCAAATATCTGTTGAATTTCACCTTCAATAAATCTGTTGAACATGAATATAGATTATTCAGGTAAAATACTTTTTTAAAACCCCATTTCTGGAAGCATATTCTTTCGTAGTTACaggattttgttccaaaatccTACCTCATTTTATCCTAAGAATGCATTTCGGGTTGCTGATTCCTTATTTATAACGTGCAAGTAATTGCTTGGGGGATCTGTGACCAAACAAAACAGTATAGATCGATAATAAGAAGACTGCAACTTCTTGTCACCGCAAATTTTACTTTCTTATACAAATTTGGATTTAATGTCATAATTATTTAAAGAGTTTATCTAATAGGCATCTAATGAGTATTCATTAACATGCCTAAAATCCACTCACCCTactatgtatatgtatatgtatatattaacaATTATTACCTTCTTGATGTGGTGCATTTTGTTAATAAATTTGTGAAtatttttcccttgattttTTATTAAATATGATATTAATTGGTTGATTCTATTCATATTTGGTAAATAGTATTAATTGTAGGAATGTAAAGCAAAAAGAAGTTAAAGGGTGAATTTCCAAAAGACTTATGTACAATTTAGCATGGACACGTCAAAGTAAGTTCTGCAGTCAAATTCGGAAAACTCGGATTTTCAATGCAAAGGGGTTCCTATGGCAGTTGGGATTCTTGGGCTGATGTGTGAACGTGATTCTTCTTTCAGGACACTAGTTTCCAATTCATATTAGGAACCGTTTGTTTATGTTATCTTTTTCGAATTTCCTTTTTCCAATAGAAAGTATTCCTTATCTTGATAGCTATAAAATAGGAAATTAGTTAGGAAGGAATAGGAGAGAACGTCTAGCTCTTGACCATCTTTTCTTGTAGGTCAAGAAATATAcatcgtttttttttttgttgtgtggAGAAGACGGTTGGTATAATTTTCCTATCTTTTGCATTGGAATTTTTCTCCATGAGGAGCAACTAATTTTCTCTTCTAGTCAAAAGTCAACTTGAAGATATGGTTTCCAAACATCTATGAGATCgaatttttaattgtttcttttaattcattAATATTCATAtgtttttaatttaatttcttatgattgttttgttatttgaatgtcaaagGTCAGATATTCTAATTAACCTAATAATTTACTACTATATTAATTAGtgaaatccgtaattgtttgattggttaAAACTAGTAGTAAATATCATGATTGGTTTTATATTAGAGAAACGTATGATCTGATTTAAATAAACTCTCGTAGTATGTTTATTGATTAGAGTTGTGCTTTTCCTAGTGTTTAATGCAATCGGGAAATTAAATTCTACAGTcatacctaggattatttcttatttagaaaaataattaatggtCATACATTGACTATCgataaaag
Coding sequences within it:
- the LOC113706124 gene encoding putative UPF0481 protein At3g02645; translated protein: MEHSYSSGTVPLSSSARDWVDRVSNIFRREFAIDIDHLPPVSVFEVPKILKLQKPEAYTPHLIAMGPYHHLHSELYHMERHKLAAIKEISTPDQLSNFQHVVINRLKEMDPSIRACYNKFMDYDQDTLAWIVAIDGCFFLHILHSYLVQDENTDRRLLDNTIVTRDIVMLENQIPFVLLKKIRKSLQVSPNSNGQEEGDDIELILMLFQLCEAQSPVKFSSDKTNQDRYRRPLHLLDMMYHLIVNVPGSVVSGSLGNGLIQAIPTYTEFRNSLTSSSSSSSTDGENPGVFRNNNLEAILELVETFGNKRTQDLLRPVKLVSSIPWSTISGLFRKGNVGTKEQNSEDDEIEIPSVSHLWRYAKVQCKPFIGSIKEIKFVEEEAALYLPVMNLNASSEVIMRNLVAYEAAMSKPTLEFARYVNLMNGIIDTAEDVKLLKQNGVIKGGLTDDEIADQFNGMKRCYAGSDHKSNIEVAVEKVNKFYGKKLLVRTVRRLNRSLFASWKHLALVSTVVLLVVLSLQTFCEFYQCSKIWNFHQEPS